The following are encoded in a window of Acropora muricata isolate sample 2 chromosome 6, ASM3666990v1, whole genome shotgun sequence genomic DNA:
- the LOC136920106 gene encoding uncharacterized protein encodes MEDLRQFPCSWAVTDGCHIPLKRPVGGLQANKEYHNFKNFYSIVLMGMVDARHRFVWASCGFPGNSHDSIIIFQSTNLWSEITYEQTIPDIGKDVEGDNVPPLILGDSAFPFRSWLMKPYTSAVLTPSQKYYNYRLSRARMSIEEAYGELKDRWRVLQRKCESAQEEVRDNTLACIVLHNICIERGETLCRQIDEIVDTATNQRRPRDIIRHLLNMTNCHPVRDTCPQATRIRNVLTQKLWRENQGYGVL; translated from the coding sequence ATGGAGGATCTACGACAGTTCCCATGCAGCTGGGCTGTCACAGATGGATGCCACATTCCTTTGAAGCGTCCTGTAGGTGGATTACAAGCTAACAAAGAGTaccacaattttaaaaatttctaTTCAATTGTCCTCATGGGCATGGTAGATGCCAGGCACAGATTTGTCTGGGCAAGCTGTGGATTCCCTGGGAATTCCCACGATTCGATCATTATCTTTCAATCAACCAACCTCTGGAGTGAAATAACATATGAACAAACAATACCTGATATAGGAAAAGATGTTGAAGGTGATAATGTCCCTCCACTAATTTTGGGTGATTCTGCCTTCCCATTCCGAAGCTGGTTGATGAAACCTTATACTAGTGCTGTGTTGACCCCATCACAGAAGTACTATAATTACAGGCTAAGCAGGGCAAGAATGTCCATTGAGGAGGCATACGGTGAGCTCAAAGATAGGTGGCGAGTCCTTCAGAGGAAATGTGAGAGTGCACAAGAAGAAGTCAGAGACAACACTCTTGCATGTATTGTGTTACATAACATTTGTATCGAACGGGGGGAGACTTTGTGCAGACAGATTGATGAAATTGTGGATACTGCCACAAACCAGAGAAGACCCAGGGATATTATTAGGCATCTTCTTAACATGACAAACTGCCATCCAGTAAGGGATACCTGTCCCCAAGCAACTAGGATCAGAAATGTGCTCACACAAAAGTTGTGGAGGGAAAACCAAGGATATGGTGTTTTGTAA